The Helianthus annuus cultivar XRQ/B chromosome 16, HanXRQr2.0-SUNRISE, whole genome shotgun sequence genome includes a window with the following:
- the LOC110917692 gene encoding uncharacterized protein LOC110917692 has protein sequence MSIFWCKLLILGMKHLINFIIRPPVRCRLLHNCFPAIVSDDPLIAHDQWKPLMSFVKILFARNDPVGTYFALNRFADIFDTMILPVLFAGIIYVHQLLLLKHICVYFFV, from the exons ATGAGCATATTCTGGTGTAAGTTATTGATTCTTGGTATGAAACATCTCATCAACTTCATCATTCGTCCACCAG TTCGTTGCCGGTTACTTCACAACTGTTTTCCTGCTATTGTTTCCGATGACCCTTTAATTGCTCATGATCAATGGAAG CCACTAATGTCTTTTGTAAAGATTTTGTTCGCGAGAAACGACCCGGTAGGAACTTACTTTGCACTAAACCGGTTTGCTGATATTTTTGATACAATGATTTTGCCGGTATTATTTGCCGGTATTATTTATGTACACCAGCTGCTTCTTCTGAAGCACATTTGTGTATATTTCTTTGTTTAG